The Nitrospiraceae bacterium genome window below encodes:
- the lexA gene encoding transcriptional repressor LexA encodes MMTGAQFRRLREELGLTQEQLAEALHTTRVSVARYESGMRRIGGAVQVAITQLARTAQIPLVGIVAAGNPIEPIAQSEFIEVPRTMLRAGETFALRVKGESMIDEGILPGDLVVVRKQATAQNGQIVVALINREATIKTYFRKAHHIELHPANAAMIPFVVTPADEFAIEGVLIGVIRHCANV; translated from the coding sequence ATGATGACTGGAGCTCAATTTCGCCGTCTTCGAGAAGAACTCGGGCTGACCCAGGAACAGTTAGCCGAGGCCCTTCACACCACCCGCGTTTCCGTCGCCCGCTACGAAAGCGGGATGCGGCGGATCGGCGGCGCCGTTCAAGTCGCCATCACACAACTTGCCCGAACCGCGCAGATTCCTCTGGTCGGCATTGTCGCCGCCGGCAATCCCATCGAGCCTATTGCACAATCCGAGTTCATCGAAGTGCCTCGAACCATGTTGCGCGCAGGAGAGACCTTCGCTCTGCGCGTAAAGGGCGAATCGATGATCGATGAAGGGATCCTTCCGGGCGATCTCGTCGTGGTCCGCAAACAGGCGACTGCGCAGAACGGCCAAATCGTCGTGGCATTGATTAATCGCGAGGCGACGATCAAGACCTATTTTCGCAAAGCCCACCATATCGAACTTCATCCCGCCAATGCCGCGATGATCCCGTTTGTTGTCACCCCGGCGGATGAGTTTGCCATTGAGGGCGTGCTCATCGGAGTGATTCGTCATTGTGCCAATGTCTAA
- a CDS encoding ABC transporter ATP-binding protein has protein sequence MHRVIGMGNEVTLNILKAFPSGFTVDCRLQYPLGPATVLILFGASGSGKTTILRCLAGLEWPDRGTIRFNSHTWLDTEKGIRVPPQARHLGFMSQDYALFPPYTVAGNISYGLHGLNAMDRERRVQEVVALLRLQGLEDQKPAQLSGGQQQRVALARALAPKPQLLLLDEPLSALDAPTRVHLRGELRTLLHQQALPSVIVTHDWSEALALGDLIAVIDKGSVLQTGEPMAVFSRPANADVARVVGIETVVRGTIVETRDGLATVQVGAVRLTALNPDELGPEVFVCIRAEDVVLEQGGPSASSARNHLKGIITGISPLGALARVTINCGFALSATVTRSAVMECRLGVGGVVVAAMKAGALHLVPRDGSRESKP, from the coding sequence GTGCATAGGGTGATCGGGATGGGCAACGAGGTGACGCTCAACATCTTGAAGGCCTTTCCTAGCGGGTTCACCGTGGACTGTCGGCTGCAATATCCCTTGGGGCCTGCCACAGTACTGATTCTCTTCGGTGCTTCCGGTTCGGGGAAAACGACGATTCTCCGTTGTCTGGCCGGGCTCGAATGGCCCGACCGGGGCACGATCCGATTCAACTCCCATACATGGCTGGACACGGAAAAGGGAATTCGTGTGCCTCCGCAGGCGCGTCACCTGGGTTTCATGTCTCAGGACTATGCGCTGTTCCCTCCGTATACGGTCGCCGGCAACATCTCATACGGTCTTCATGGCTTGAATGCGATGGATCGAGAACGTCGCGTTCAAGAGGTTGTGGCGCTGCTGCGTTTGCAAGGCTTGGAAGACCAGAAGCCCGCTCAACTTTCCGGAGGGCAGCAGCAACGTGTGGCTTTGGCCAGGGCCCTCGCGCCCAAACCGCAGCTGCTTCTGCTGGATGAGCCGCTCTCGGCACTCGATGCGCCCACTCGGGTCCACTTACGAGGAGAACTGCGGACGTTGTTGCATCAACAGGCGCTCCCGTCGGTGATCGTGACGCACGATTGGTCCGAAGCGCTGGCATTGGGGGATTTGATTGCCGTCATCGACAAGGGCAGCGTCCTGCAAACTGGTGAGCCGATGGCGGTGTTCAGCCGGCCGGCCAATGCGGATGTCGCGCGGGTGGTCGGTATAGAGACGGTGGTGCGGGGGACCATTGTTGAGACACGTGATGGCCTTGCAACGGTGCAGGTCGGGGCGGTGCGCCTCACGGCATTGAACCCTGACGAACTGGGACCGGAAGTCTTCGTCTGCATCCGGGCCGAAGATGTGGTGCTTGAACAAGGAGGCCCTTCCGCAAGCAGCGCACGCAATCATCTGAAGGGGATCATCACGGGAATCAGTCCGCTTGGTGCCTTGGCAAGAGTGACCATCAACTGCGGATTCGCCTTGAGTGCGACCGTTACACGTTCTGCGGTCATGGAATGCCGGCTTGGGGTTGGCGGAGTCGTGGTGGCGGCGATGAAGGCCGGCGCCCTGCATCTGGTACCACGGGATGGAAGCAGGGAGTCAAAGCCCTGA